The following coding sequences lie in one Pseudomonas sp. B33.4 genomic window:
- a CDS encoding LacI family DNA-binding transcriptional regulator: MSEEQPRKRRGAGRVTLNAVAREAGVSAITVSRYFNQPEQVSPERRERIAAVVAELGYVPNLVAGGLASARGKIVGMVIPNISGPIFANTIQGFSDTLSRHGYQLLLASSYFSAEQEENAVRAFLGWSPAALVLTSHFHSAGTEKMIAEADVPVIETWDYQPDREPMQIGFSHFEVGVVAAKYLLGKGYRRIAFVQNSAPGDFSALERRDGYAATLKESGLKPWVFAPDAERAPFEAGKQAMDALMNTTPRPDAIIFANDNLAAGGLLAGQRAGLKIPEDCAVLGFGDYPFAEMLLPSLSTIKPPALEIGVLAATRVLESLGVLPSDEIQRLNLLQCQVIEREST; this comes from the coding sequence TTGAGCGAAGAACAACCGCGCAAACGCCGTGGCGCCGGACGCGTGACCCTGAATGCGGTGGCACGTGAGGCCGGGGTTTCGGCGATTACCGTGTCGCGCTATTTCAATCAGCCCGAGCAGGTGTCGCCCGAGCGCCGCGAACGCATCGCGGCGGTGGTGGCCGAGTTGGGTTATGTACCGAATCTGGTGGCCGGCGGGCTGGCCTCCGCGCGGGGAAAAATCGTCGGGATGGTGATTCCGAACATCTCCGGGCCGATCTTCGCCAATACCATCCAAGGCTTCAGCGACACTCTCAGCCGGCATGGCTATCAGCTGTTGCTGGCATCAAGTTACTTCAGCGCCGAGCAGGAAGAAAACGCGGTGCGCGCGTTTCTCGGCTGGTCGCCGGCGGCGCTGGTGCTCACCAGTCACTTTCACAGTGCCGGCACGGAAAAGATGATCGCCGAGGCGGATGTTCCGGTGATTGAAACCTGGGATTACCAGCCGGATCGCGAGCCGATGCAGATCGGTTTTTCGCACTTTGAAGTGGGCGTGGTGGCAGCGAAGTATTTGCTGGGCAAAGGCTATCGACGGATCGCCTTCGTGCAGAACAGTGCACCGGGCGACTTCAGCGCACTGGAACGCCGCGACGGTTATGCAGCGACTTTAAAAGAATCCGGCCTGAAACCCTGGGTCTTCGCTCCCGACGCTGAGCGCGCACCATTCGAGGCCGGCAAACAGGCGATGGATGCGCTGATGAACACCACACCGCGCCCCGACGCGATCATCTTCGCCAACGACAACCTCGCCGCTGGCGGCTTGCTTGCCGGGCAACGCGCGGGTTTAAAAATCCCCGAAGACTGCGCCGTTCTCGGCTTCGGTGATTACCCTTTCGCCGAGATGCTCCTGCCCAGCCTGAGCACGATCAAACCACCGGCGCTGGAGATTGGCGTGCTGGCTGCAACACGCGTACTGGAAAGCCTTGGCGTGTTGCCGAGCGACGAGATACAACGCCTGAATCTGCTGCAATGCCAAGTTATCGAACGCGAAAGTACCTGA